A single genomic interval of Chryseobacterium paludis harbors:
- a CDS encoding TraG family conjugative transposon ATPase: MRNSSKAATLESKFPLLAVEDNCIISKDADITVCFKVRLPELFTIASPEYEAIHSTWFKAVKTLPDYTVVHKQDWYIKENYTPDLSLEDQSFLSKSFERHFNERPFLNHYCYLFLTKTTKERMRTKSNFSSLCKGKLIPKEIRYSEVVGRFMEAVDQFERIMNDSGYIYLKKMSADEITGTENESGLLEQYLTLSRESSIPLQDLQLGAEEVRIGNNRISIHTLSDADDLPAAVSSHARYEKLSTDRSDCLLSFASPVGLLLSCNHIYNQYLFIDNSDYNLGKFEKSARNMHSLARYSRANQINKEWIEKYLNEAHSFGLQSIRAHFNVMVWSDDTRELKQLKNDTGSALALMECKPRHNTTDAATLYWAGIPGNAGDFPSEESFYTFIEPALCFFTQETNYKDSPSPFGIKMADRLTGKPIHLDISDLPMKRGIITNRNKFILGPSGSGKSFFTNHMVRQYYEQGAHVLLVDTGNSYQGLSELIKSKTKGEDGVYFTYTEDHPISFNPFYTDDGIFDIEKKESIKTLILTLWKRDDEPPSRSEEVALSNAVSGYIDQIKNSKQIPSFNGFYKYIKEDYQSILEQKNVREKDFDIANFLNVLEPYYQGGEYDYLLNSDRQLDLLSKRFIVFEIDAIKDHKILFPIVTIIIMEVFINKMRRLKGIRKLILIEEAWKAIAKEGMAEYIKYLFKTVRKFFGEAIVVTQEVDDIIQSPIVKESIINNSDCKILLDQRKYMNKFDDIQAMLGLTDKEKAQVLSINMNNDPKRLYKEVWIGLGGTHSAVYATEVSTEEYLAYTTEESEKMEVMNLASELAGNIEHAIKRISLKRIRTNKDNPIT; encoded by the coding sequence ATGAGAAACAGCTCCAAAGCAGCGACCCTGGAGAGTAAATTCCCACTGCTTGCTGTAGAAGATAACTGCATTATATCTAAGGATGCCGATATCACAGTCTGCTTTAAGGTGAGGTTACCGGAACTCTTTACCATCGCATCACCAGAATATGAAGCCATTCATTCCACATGGTTTAAAGCGGTAAAGACCCTTCCCGATTATACGGTGGTTCATAAACAGGATTGGTATATTAAAGAAAATTACACGCCTGATTTATCATTGGAAGACCAAAGTTTTTTATCAAAATCTTTTGAACGTCATTTTAATGAAAGACCCTTCCTGAATCATTACTGCTATCTATTTCTCACCAAAACCACTAAAGAGCGGATGAGAACTAAAAGCAACTTTTCATCGCTGTGCAAAGGCAAACTCATCCCGAAAGAAATCAGGTATAGTGAGGTTGTCGGTAGATTTATGGAAGCTGTTGATCAGTTCGAAAGGATTATGAATGACAGTGGTTACATTTATCTGAAGAAAATGTCGGCAGACGAGATTACAGGTACTGAAAATGAGTCCGGACTCCTGGAACAATATCTTACCCTATCCCGAGAATCCAGCATACCCCTTCAGGATCTGCAGCTTGGAGCTGAAGAGGTTCGTATCGGTAACAACCGGATCAGTATTCATACCTTATCTGATGCGGATGATCTGCCGGCAGCAGTGTCATCACATGCCCGGTATGAAAAGTTAAGTACGGACCGTAGTGACTGTTTATTATCGTTTGCCTCTCCGGTCGGACTTTTACTAAGCTGCAATCATATCTATAATCAGTATCTGTTCATTGACAACAGCGACTATAATCTGGGAAAATTCGAAAAGTCAGCCAGAAATATGCATTCACTGGCAAGATACAGCAGAGCCAATCAGATCAACAAGGAATGGATAGAAAAATATCTCAATGAAGCCCATTCTTTTGGACTGCAGTCGATCCGTGCACATTTCAATGTGATGGTGTGGTCTGATGATACCCGTGAACTCAAACAACTTAAAAACGATACGGGAAGCGCGTTAGCCTTAATGGAGTGTAAGCCGCGCCATAATACAACGGATGCGGCAACTCTATATTGGGCCGGAATTCCTGGAAACGCAGGTGATTTTCCAAGCGAAGAAAGCTTTTATACCTTCATTGAGCCGGCTCTTTGTTTTTTCACTCAGGAAACCAATTATAAGGATTCTCCTTCCCCTTTCGGAATCAAGATGGCTGACCGGCTTACCGGTAAACCCATCCATTTGGATATTTCTGATCTTCCCATGAAGCGGGGAATTATCACGAACCGAAATAAATTCATTCTGGGGCCTTCAGGAAGCGGAAAATCATTTTTCACCAACCATATGGTAAGGCAGTATTATGAACAGGGCGCTCATGTCCTGCTGGTTGATACCGGAAATTCTTACCAGGGTCTGAGTGAGTTGATTAAAAGTAAAACAAAAGGAGAAGACGGGGTATATTTTACGTATACGGAAGATCATCCCATTTCCTTTAATCCTTTTTATACCGATGACGGAATATTTGATATTGAAAAGAAAGAAAGCATCAAAACCCTGATCCTCACCTTATGGAAAAGAGATGATGAACCGCCTTCCCGTTCTGAAGAAGTTGCTTTATCCAATGCCGTAAGCGGTTATATCGATCAAATAAAAAACAGCAAGCAGATCCCCTCATTCAACGGCTTTTACAAGTATATAAAAGAAGATTACCAGAGCATCCTTGAACAGAAGAATGTCAGGGAAAAAGATTTTGATATTGCTAATTTCCTTAATGTTTTAGAGCCTTATTACCAGGGTGGCGAATACGATTACCTTCTCAATTCAGATAGGCAGCTTGACCTGTTATCCAAGCGCTTTATCGTCTTTGAGATCGATGCAATCAAAGACCATAAGATCCTTTTCCCTATTGTAACCATTATCATCATGGAGGTTTTCATCAATAAGATGCGAAGACTTAAAGGGATCAGAAAACTAATACTGATTGAGGAGGCTTGGAAAGCTATTGCTAAGGAAGGCATGGCAGAATACATCAAATACCTATTCAAAACCGTAAGAAAATTCTTTGGAGAAGCCATTGTAGTCACTCAGGAAGTTGATGATATCATCCAATCCCCCATTGTTAAGGAAAGTATTATTAATAATTCCGATTGTAAGATCTTACTTGACCAGCGAAAATATATGAACAAGTTCGATGATATCCAGGCTATGCTCGGATTAACGGATAAAGAAAAAGCCCAGGTCCTTTCAATCAATATGAATAACGATCCTAAGAGGCTTTATAAAGAAGTCTGGATTGGATTGGGAGGAACTCATTCTGCCGTTTACGCAACCGAGGTTTCCACAGAAGAATACCTTGCTTACACTACGGAAGAATCTGAAAAAATGGAGGTCATGAACCTGGCATCCGAACTCGCCGGAAATATTGAACATGCTATTAAAAGAATATCCCTTAAAAGAATCAGAACAAATAAAGACAACCCAATCACTTAA
- a CDS encoding DUF4133 domain-containing protein produces the protein MNTYLINKGIGRSVEFKGLKAQYLFIFAGGLLGILLLVMLLYMTGINTYICLFTGSSCSGILIWKTFSLNRKYGEHGLMKLGAKKKHPRYILSRKPILRYLKATPKKHSYEKQLQSSDPGE, from the coding sequence ATGAATACTTATCTCATCAACAAAGGAATTGGAAGATCGGTCGAATTCAAAGGCCTGAAGGCACAGTACCTGTTTATTTTTGCAGGTGGATTGTTGGGAATACTGCTATTGGTGATGTTACTGTATATGACAGGCATTAATACTTATATCTGTTTATTTACAGGGAGCTCATGTAGTGGTATTCTGATCTGGAAGACTTTCTCTCTGAATAGAAAATACGGTGAGCACGGACTCATGAAACTGGGTGCAAAGAAAAAGCATCCCAGGTACATACTCAGCCGCAAACCCATACTCAGATATTTAAAAGCAACCCCTAAAAAACATTCATATGAGAAACAGCTCCAAAGCAGCGACCCTGGAGAGTAA
- a CDS encoding DUF4134 domain-containing protein produces MEKQRKKILLLSVAVLINGFLQAQGNGSAGITEATQMVTSYFDPATKLIYAIGAVVGLIGGVKVYNKFSSGDPDTSKTAASWFGACIFLIVAATILRSFFL; encoded by the coding sequence ATGGAAAAACAAAGAAAAAAGATTTTACTGCTATCGGTAGCTGTGCTGATTAATGGGTTTTTGCAAGCCCAGGGAAATGGCAGCGCCGGCATCACGGAAGCTACCCAGATGGTCACTTCCTATTTTGACCCGGCGACCAAGCTTATCTATGCTATCGGAGCCGTGGTGGGACTTATCGGAGGTGTTAAGGTGTACAATAAGTTCAGCAGTGGTGACCCGGATACCTCAAAAACTGCCGCCAGCTGGTTTGGAGCTTGTATATTCCTTATTGTAGCAGCGACCATCCTGCGTTCATTCTTCCTTTAA
- a CDS encoding conjugal transfer protein TraD, with protein MEIIIMMCLMVIIVLLIQDKIYINKRVTQRNMEKTVPHPPEIMGQSKSTKKRLVSKGTENPKEEQKNILSTQPDFEEEEEEWKKHRIMSDGNSLAQGVTFEELCSVERDLDRDSLAPSQKETTSAILQKIHGTALFNLLENSMEDTAHKIAELLDNSFTVEDKSSFSILRKEDYENFDIGEFI; from the coding sequence ATGGAAATTATAATAATGATGTGCCTGATGGTTATTATCGTATTGCTCATACAGGACAAGATATACATCAATAAAAGGGTTACACAAAGAAATATGGAAAAAACAGTCCCACATCCCCCTGAAATTATGGGACAGTCCAAGTCAACGAAAAAACGTTTGGTATCAAAAGGTACCGAAAATCCAAAGGAAGAACAGAAAAATATTTTAAGTACCCAACCTGATTTTGAGGAAGAGGAAGAAGAATGGAAAAAGCACAGGATAATGAGTGATGGTAACAGTCTTGCCCAAGGTGTCACTTTTGAAGAACTATGCAGCGTGGAGAGAGACCTCGATAGAGATAGCCTGGCACCGTCTCAAAAGGAAACAACCTCTGCTATCCTTCAAAAGATACATGGAACTGCACTATTCAACCTACTGGAAAATTCAATGGAAGATACCGCTCATAAAATAGCAGAACTATTGGATAATAGTTTTACAGTTGAAGACAAAAGTAGTTTTTCCATTTTACGGAAAGAAGACTATGAAAATTTCGATATTGGAGAATTTATCTGA
- a CDS encoding DUF3408 domain-containing protein, with amino-acid sequence MDKDKTKKAQPDIDEELMMNLMVEGVKIDRLPIPLEPIQDHMDDADLPNQKPSGKEKVKAKKIPVPDYETLFFKKPDTNARDGKTVYIRPVFHEKLSRIVQVIGEDKLTIYAYLDNLLEYHFHEFGDQITISFNNKYKPIL; translated from the coding sequence ATGGATAAAGATAAAACAAAAAAAGCCCAACCTGATATTGATGAAGAATTAATGATGAACCTTATGGTTGAGGGGGTGAAAATTGACAGACTACCAATTCCTTTGGAACCAATCCAAGACCATATGGATGATGCAGACCTTCCCAATCAAAAACCTAGCGGAAAAGAAAAGGTTAAAGCAAAAAAAATACCCGTACCCGATTATGAAACTCTCTTTTTCAAAAAGCCCGATACAAATGCCCGTGATGGTAAAACGGTTTATATCAGACCTGTTTTTCATGAAAAACTATCCCGTATCGTACAGGTCATAGGTGAAGATAAGCTCACTATCTATGCGTACTTGGATAATTTGCTTGAATATCATTTTCATGAATTTGGGGACCAGATTACCATTAGTTTCAACAATAAATACAAACCTATTCTTTAA
- a CDS encoding ParA family protein, with protein MDPKHKPVFIAFSSQKGGVGKSTFTSLVASIMHYRMGYNVAVFDADFPQHSLMKMKSRDLAMVMENENLKRMAYKQFTAIGKKAYPIMQHKAEYLLEAAHKWISESNIPIDVLFFDLPGTVNTSGILRTLAGMHHIFTPITADRMVMESTLIFTQLLQNVIMEKGETSIKSVNLFWNQVDGRENTALYEVYNKLIGQLGLNLMKSQVKKSSKFRKESELDSKNVFRSTLLPPDERLMRACQLDIFIEEFLEIIQL; from the coding sequence ATGGACCCAAAACACAAACCAGTATTTATCGCCTTTTCCTCTCAAAAAGGCGGTGTGGGTAAAAGCACATTTACCTCTTTGGTGGCAAGCATCATGCATTACCGTATGGGATATAATGTCGCTGTATTCGATGCGGATTTTCCTCAGCACAGCCTTATGAAAATGAAATCCCGTGATCTGGCAATGGTCATGGAAAATGAGAACCTGAAAAGAATGGCCTATAAACAATTTACTGCCATCGGCAAAAAAGCCTATCCTATCATGCAACACAAAGCGGAATATTTACTTGAAGCCGCCCACAAATGGATAAGCGAATCAAATATACCTATCGATGTATTATTTTTTGATCTCCCGGGAACTGTGAATACTTCGGGTATCCTCAGAACGTTGGCAGGGATGCATCACATTTTCACACCTATAACCGCAGACCGCATGGTCATGGAGAGCACCCTTATATTTACCCAACTCCTGCAAAATGTAATTATGGAAAAAGGAGAAACTTCAATAAAATCCGTTAACCTGTTCTGGAACCAGGTAGATGGCAGAGAGAATACAGCTCTGTACGAGGTTTACAATAAGCTTATCGGACAATTGGGATTAAATCTGATGAAAAGCCAGGTCAAGAAAAGCAGTAAATTCCGTAAAGAAAGTGAATTAGACAGCAAAAATGTCTTCCGTTCTACTTTACTCCCTCCAGATGAACGGCTAATGAGGGCGTGCCAACTGGATATTTTCATAGAGGAGTTTTTAGAAATCATTCAATTATAG
- the mobA gene encoding conjugal transfer protein MobA, with product MENKNNNYKKKGGRKPKMNPSIHRHVFRLTDQENDRLISLFEMSGMTNKAKFIVSVLFSNEIKKVSIDKGSVDFYMRLTSLYTQFRSVGVNYNQIVKLLYSHFSEKKAAAFLFKLERQTAEMALLCQKIIEITQEFNRHHLKK from the coding sequence ATGGAGAATAAAAACAATAATTATAAGAAGAAAGGTGGTCGAAAGCCAAAAATGAATCCAAGTATTCATCGTCATGTTTTCAGGCTTACTGATCAAGAAAATGATAGGCTGATATCGCTTTTTGAAATGTCGGGAATGACCAATAAAGCAAAGTTTATTGTCTCGGTGCTGTTTTCTAACGAAATAAAAAAGGTCAGCATTGATAAAGGCTCTGTAGATTTCTATATGCGGTTAACATCCCTTTATACACAATTCCGTTCAGTGGGAGTGAATTATAATCAAATTGTGAAATTGTTATATAGTCATTTTTCTGAGAAGAAAGCGGCGGCATTTCTTTTTAAGCTGGAAAGGCAGACCGCAGAAATGGCATTATTATGTCAAAAAATAATTGAGATAACCCAGGAATTTAACCGACATCATTTGAAAAAATAA
- a CDS encoding relaxase/mobilization nuclease domain-containing protein: protein MIAKLGRGSNLYGALAYNVAKIEKGKGEILLTNKVIETPSGRYTVSQLAKSFEPYLVANRNTEKHTLHISLNPDPKDEVDDECFIEMAQDYMREMNYEKQPFVVFKHTDIDRTHIHIVSVCVDEDGRKISDRFEKKRSMNICRELEKKYGLLSATEKDSLKNEMIFNPVDYRTGNIKRQIASVVRHLPEYYQFKTWGEYNALLSLFHITVEKVEGEMNSEIKRGLLYFPLNQHGERVGNPFKASLLGKSAGLDTLEMYFIKCKELSTNAKAIEDIKTVIDHAVRSVDNERDFKKLVASQGISTVVRRNETGRVYGITFIDHHSRIVWNGSSLGKYFSANSFNERWIDRIQPDKKLKSWVNSLTDKDFIIPEDPHSLFVFLSAGQIPDPFDDHLLEGIGGLLACENEEDHQEQDFAHRMKNRRKRKR, encoded by the coding sequence ATGATAGCAAAACTTGGCAGGGGAAGTAATTTATATGGAGCCTTGGCATATAATGTGGCTAAAATTGAGAAGGGTAAAGGAGAAATTCTGTTGACAAATAAGGTAATTGAAACGCCAAGTGGCAGGTATACTGTTTCGCAATTGGCCAAATCGTTTGAGCCTTATCTTGTTGCAAACCGGAATACCGAAAAGCATACGTTACACATATCCCTCAATCCTGATCCGAAAGATGAGGTTGATGATGAATGCTTCATAGAGATGGCTCAAGACTATATGCGGGAAATGAACTATGAAAAACAGCCCTTTGTTGTATTTAAACATACTGATATTGATCGCACCCATATTCATATCGTATCAGTTTGCGTGGATGAAGATGGGAGAAAAATTTCTGATAGGTTCGAAAAAAAAAGGTCAATGAATATATGCAGGGAATTGGAAAAGAAATATGGTTTGTTATCTGCAACAGAAAAGGATTCCCTGAAAAATGAAATGATTTTTAATCCTGTGGATTACCGGACTGGAAATATTAAAAGACAGATTGCCTCTGTTGTAAGGCATTTGCCGGAATATTACCAATTTAAAACATGGGGGGAATATAATGCGCTGCTTTCCCTGTTCCATATTACGGTTGAAAAAGTAGAGGGTGAAATGAATAGCGAGATAAAGCGTGGTCTATTATATTTTCCGCTGAATCAGCATGGTGAAAGGGTAGGGAATCCTTTTAAAGCATCTCTACTGGGTAAAAGTGCAGGTCTTGATACTTTGGAGATGTATTTTATAAAATGTAAAGAATTGTCAACAAATGCTAAGGCTATAGAGGATATCAAAACGGTTATTGATCATGCTGTAAGGTCTGTGGATAATGAAAGAGACTTTAAAAAGCTTGTAGCCAGTCAAGGCATCAGTACTGTAGTTCGCAGGAATGAGACAGGACGCGTATACGGTATCACTTTTATTGATCATCATTCAAGAATAGTCTGGAACGGCTCAAGCCTAGGGAAATATTTTTCTGCGAACTCTTTTAATGAGCGATGGATAGACCGAATCCAACCTGATAAAAAACTAAAATCATGGGTGAACTCTTTAACGGATAAGGATTTTATAATCCCAGAAGACCCACATTCTTTGTTTGTCTTTTTAAGTGCCGGACAAATCCCTGATCCGTTTGATGACCATCTGCTTGAAGGAATAGGAGGGCTATTGGCTTGCGAAAATGAAGAAGACCATCAGGAGCAGGATTTTGCCCATCGAATGAAAAACAGAAGGAAACGGAAGCGATAG
- a CDS encoding PDDEXK nuclease domain-containing protein, with amino-acid sequence MSLRNRHFYIDLVFYHRILKCFVLIDLKIKQVEHNDIGQMNLYLNYFKSEENVEDDNEPIGIILSAEKDEVLVEYATSGISNKIFVSKYQLYLPDKKELQNKVKAILDKEG; translated from the coding sequence ATATCACTGAGAAACAGACATTTCTATATTGATCTTGTTTTTTACCATCGTATTCTAAAATGCTTTGTATTGATTGATTTAAAGATAAAGCAGGTGGAGCATAACGATATCGGTCAGATGAACCTTTACCTGAATTACTTCAAATCAGAGGAAAATGTTGAAGATGATAATGAACCCATCGGTATCATCCTCTCCGCAGAAAAAGACGAGGTACTTGTAGAATATGCTACCAGTGGAATTTCAAACAAGATCTTTGTTTCTAAATACCAGCTTTATTTACCCGATAAAAAAGAACTGCAAAACAAAGTGAAGGCCATACTGGACAAAGAAGGATAA
- a CDS encoding DNA-protecting protein DprA has protein sequence MQISAFNEYYDKLTTVEKKNSPKELLYKGDFSLLENGRRVAVVGSRKVSELGVRRARKIAKLLVQNDITVVSGLAEGVDSIAHKTAIEFDGHTIGVIGTPLNKYFPAENKDLQDFIAENHLLISQFPENYPVTPKSFPIRNRTMALISDATIIIEASEKSGTKHQGWEALRLGRQLFIMENVLNDKISWAEEMLSYGAQVLTNDNFEFLIESIPYLTTKKEYVF, from the coding sequence ATGCAGATCAGTGCTTTTAACGAATATTACGATAAGCTGACCACCGTTGAGAAGAAAAACAGTCCCAAAGAGTTACTTTACAAAGGGGACTTTTCGTTATTGGAAAATGGAAGAAGGGTAGCGGTTGTTGGTTCTAGGAAGGTGTCAGAACTTGGGGTAAGAAGAGCAAGGAAGATCGCAAAGCTTTTGGTACAAAATGATATCACTGTGGTCAGCGGTTTAGCGGAAGGTGTTGACTCGATCGCACACAAAACTGCGATTGAATTTGATGGTCATACCATCGGTGTTATCGGAACACCTCTTAATAAATATTTCCCTGCTGAAAATAAAGATCTTCAGGATTTCATTGCTGAAAATCACCTACTGATCTCGCAGTTCCCGGAAAACTATCCCGTAACACCAAAAAGTTTCCCTATCAGAAACCGCACAATGGCGTTGATCAGTGATGCAACGATCATCATTGAGGCCAGTGAGAAGAGTGGAACCAAGCATCAAGGTTGGGAGGCATTGAGATTGGGAAGACAGTTGTTTATTATGGAGAATGTCCTTAACGATAAAATCTCATGGGCAGAAGAAATGCTCAGTTATGGTGCACAGGTACTGACTAATGATAACTTTGAATTTTTGATCGAAAGCATTCCATATCTAACAACAAAGAAAGAATATGTCTTTTGA
- a CDS encoding phosphoribosyltransferase, translating into MSFEFLTFLAYSPRGKSEIEIASRTVAGSCKNGDVIFSTRLSQRLKEAGLSEYFAKSALIPVPRSTPLIEGAVFPSKIICETLVSNGLGESVADCLKRKYAIPKSSGQFHSDTRNTVQVHQDSLQVTPILITEPTIVVVDDILTLGRTSMASALELQKVYPDKEIKIFCTIRTRGWKNLEKIIDVSKGYMNVAGNGGVQLPD; encoded by the coding sequence ATGTCTTTTGAGTTCCTCACGTTTTTGGCCTATTCTCCAAGGGGTAAGTCTGAGATCGAAATTGCTTCACGTACGGTTGCAGGTTCCTGTAAGAACGGAGATGTCATATTTAGTACAAGATTAAGCCAGAGATTAAAAGAAGCCGGTCTATCGGAATATTTTGCAAAGTCAGCCCTAATACCTGTACCACGGAGTACACCTCTTATTGAAGGAGCTGTTTTTCCGTCTAAGATCATCTGTGAGACACTTGTTAGTAACGGATTAGGCGAGAGTGTAGCCGATTGTCTTAAGCGCAAATATGCAATCCCCAAATCAAGTGGACAATTTCATTCCGATACCAGAAATACAGTACAAGTACATCAAGACAGTTTACAAGTAACACCGATATTGATCACTGAACCAACCATTGTTGTGGTTGACGATATTCTAACACTAGGTAGAACATCTATGGCTTCTGCACTAGAACTTCAGAAAGTTTATCCTGATAAAGAGATTAAAATATTCTGCACTATTAGGACCAGAGGTTGGAAAAACTTGGAAAAAATTATAGATGTTAGCAAAGGATACATGAATGTTGCTGGTAATGGAGGCGTTCAGTTACCGGATTAA
- a CDS encoding AAA family ATPase, which produces MLQIKALRLEINTTNGLYGAFFPFESGLNIIRANNTSGKSTIFQSIIYALGFEELIGGKNEKTMQSVLKDAVLDGNHQYNVLQSSIVLEISNADKTVTIRRSVINENRKPQLVDVIDGPYLTDPNGNYEIRQMYIHDSGAATDVKYGFHVFLEEFLGWQVPNVLDSAGNSTKLYLPLIAPSFIVEQKSGWSSLFATMPFYRVKNAEERVIEFLLNLDVFQNEQAKISLNIQKQTVIARWQSLYSEFVRLGDRSSGELTGITESPAIINNISDVYFRFLRNEKYYLVSELLENLQTEYHQLSKQTEVTVGENVEKNQSRLKVLNENLVRYTYTLEKWENESFIEKDQLKQYIRQKRNIEEDLINNKSARKMLNLGAAVESPLANNQCPTCNQEINATLLPAEVDQVPMDVEKNIIFLTAQLKMLETFVVGERKKVIGNERKLNDLRDQIQDLRQQIRSIKKDLVSDERLPSEELIERKINIKKLIIVYENLVETADGLKTQLKLLSKEWERLKGIESNLGGDFFTAKDNEKIKFLENRFIALLTLFNYQSKDKNSIRISRDKYTPVIEIRLPNERPKSYDIRFDSSGSDHIRCMWAYYIALLETSYYMNGNHPLLLIFDEPQQQSASTKDFHEFLKELSIQKEGQSIVFASFQNSQVDFKAATKGLNFNEIEGNGRFISKEESF; this is translated from the coding sequence ATGTTACAAATTAAAGCTCTTCGACTAGAAATCAATACAACCAATGGATTGTATGGTGCATTCTTTCCTTTTGAATCGGGTCTTAATATTATTAGAGCTAACAATACGAGTGGTAAGAGTACTATTTTTCAATCTATTATTTATGCTTTAGGATTTGAAGAGTTGATTGGAGGAAAAAATGAGAAAACCATGCAGTCGGTTTTAAAAGATGCAGTACTTGATGGAAACCATCAGTATAACGTCTTACAATCATCTATCGTTCTTGAAATTTCTAACGCTGATAAAACAGTTACAATTAGACGTAGCGTCATAAATGAAAATCGAAAGCCTCAGTTAGTAGACGTAATTGATGGTCCTTACCTGACTGATCCTAACGGAAATTATGAAATTAGACAAATGTATATTCATGATAGTGGTGCTGCAACCGACGTCAAATACGGATTTCATGTTTTTCTTGAAGAATTTTTAGGATGGCAAGTACCAAATGTTCTTGATAGTGCAGGAAATAGTACTAAGTTGTATCTTCCTCTTATAGCACCATCTTTTATAGTAGAGCAAAAATCAGGATGGTCGTCTCTTTTTGCCACAATGCCGTTCTATAGGGTGAAGAATGCTGAAGAAAGGGTGATAGAATTTTTGCTCAATCTTGATGTTTTCCAAAATGAACAGGCTAAAATCTCATTAAATATACAAAAGCAAACTGTAATTGCCCGTTGGCAATCTTTATACAGTGAATTCGTTAGATTGGGTGATCGAAGTAGTGGAGAATTAACAGGTATTACGGAATCTCCGGCGATTATTAACAATATTTCTGATGTGTATTTTCGGTTTCTTAGAAATGAAAAATATTATTTGGTTAGCGAACTGCTAGAAAATCTTCAAACTGAATATCATCAATTATCAAAACAAACAGAAGTAACAGTTGGAGAAAACGTTGAAAAAAATCAATCTCGTTTGAAGGTGTTAAATGAAAACTTAGTTAGATACACATATACTCTTGAAAAATGGGAAAATGAAAGTTTTATAGAAAAAGATCAACTAAAGCAGTATATTAGACAAAAGAGAAATATTGAAGAGGATTTGATTAACAATAAATCCGCTAGAAAAATGCTCAATCTTGGAGCTGCAGTAGAATCTCCATTGGCAAATAATCAATGCCCAACTTGTAATCAGGAAATAAATGCAACTTTATTGCCAGCAGAGGTTGACCAAGTACCTATGGATGTTGAAAAGAATATTATATTTCTTACAGCTCAACTCAAAATGCTTGAGACATTCGTTGTAGGTGAAAGAAAAAAGGTAATTGGGAACGAAAGAAAGCTCAATGATCTCCGCGATCAAATTCAAGATTTAAGACAACAAATTAGAAGTATTAAGAAAGATCTTGTTTCTGATGAAAGGCTTCCGTCAGAAGAACTTATCGAGAGAAAAATTAATATAAAAAAACTAATTATTGTTTATGAAAATTTGGTTGAGACGGCAGACGGTCTAAAAACTCAACTTAAATTGCTTTCAAAAGAGTGGGAGAGATTAAAAGGTATTGAATCTAACTTGGGAGGTGATTTCTTTACGGCAAAAGATAATGAAAAAATAAAATTTCTAGAGAATCGTTTCATAGCATTACTGACTCTTTTCAACTATCAAAGTAAAGACAAAAATTCAATTCGAATTTCTCGTGATAAGTACACTCCTGTAATTGAAATACGGCTTCCCAACGAAAGACCTAAATCTTATGATATTCGATTCGACTCATCAGGAAGTGATCATATAAGATGTATGTGGGCATATTACATTGCTCTTTTAGAAACTTCTTATTATATGAATGGGAATCACCCTCTTTTACTAATTTTTGATGAACCACAACAGCAATCAGCTTCTACAAAGGATTTTCATGAATTTTTAAAAGAGCTATCTATTCAAAAAGAAGGACAAAGTATTGTTTTTGCTTCATTTCAAAATTCCCAAGTGGATTTTAAGGCGGCAACAAAAGGATTGAATTTTAATGAAATAGAGGGGAATGGAAGATTTATTTCCAAAGAAGAAAGTTTTTAA